One genomic segment of Kordiimonas sp. SCSIO 12603 includes these proteins:
- a CDS encoding FkbM family methyltransferase — MAFINIWSFINRKLHYSIALPIKNLFLKWKKQKFLHKTNDGLSFIINPKDYISRFIYLHGIYEREFLKFLKTNLLKKTLMLDIGANIGNHSIYLSSHFDKVIAFEPNPTAYKMLEEHLEINCINNVDLHKVGLGHKDAKQQFIENTSDNLGNSGFSASNSELIGSAQKLQVKKGDDYIGNLSLDEINYIKIDVEGMEREVLLGLKETIAAHKPLISFEFDGRLKSQADLEDIMSCLPGYELFAPQYWLVSHWTFKEKIKYVYQFGTSPMLHKIARAEAKLYNNLLAIPDRRIFRNVAYK, encoded by the coding sequence ATGGCGTTCATAAATATATGGAGCTTTATAAACAGAAAGCTTCACTATAGTATTGCCCTACCTATTAAAAACCTGTTCCTGAAGTGGAAAAAACAAAAGTTCCTTCATAAAACAAATGATGGCCTATCGTTCATAATTAATCCCAAAGACTATATTTCCAGATTTATCTATCTACACGGTATTTACGAGCGCGAATTCTTAAAGTTTTTAAAAACAAATCTTCTTAAAAAAACACTGATGCTTGATATTGGCGCAAATATCGGTAACCACAGTATTTATTTGTCTTCACATTTCGATAAAGTTATTGCCTTTGAACCCAACCCAACAGCTTACAAAATGTTGGAAGAACACCTTGAGATTAACTGCATCAACAATGTTGATCTACATAAGGTTGGGCTCGGCCATAAAGATGCTAAACAGCAATTCATTGAAAACACTTCCGACAACCTCGGGAATTCTGGATTTTCAGCGAGTAATTCAGAATTAATTGGCTCCGCACAAAAACTCCAAGTCAAGAAAGGAGACGACTATATCGGCAACCTTTCGCTAGATGAAATAAACTATATTAAAATAGATGTTGAGGGTATGGAGCGTGAGGTACTTCTAGGATTAAAAGAAACAATAGCAGCACATAAACCTTTAATCAGTTTTGAATTTGATGGCCGCTTAAAATCCCAAGCAGATTTAGAAGATATTATGTCCTGCCTTCCGGGTTATGAATTATTTGCCCCCCAATATTGGCTCGTAAGTCATTGGACATTTAAAGAAAAGATAAAATACGTCTATCAATTTGGAACATCCCCAATGCTTCATAAAATCGCACGAGCAGAAGCTAAATTATATAATAATTTACTCGCAATTCCCGACAGGCGTATCTTTCGAAACGTCGCCTACAAATAA
- a CDS encoding DUF2842 domain-containing protein: MEPTRPSHRSITGMLILIFGLSAYAFGVAAVGELIIDWSIAIQSIYYLIFGIIWIWPVKWLLKWMAAAYKDK; this comes from the coding sequence ATGGAACCAACACGCCCGTCGCACCGTAGCATCACTGGTATGCTGATCCTTATTTTTGGTCTTTCCGCCTACGCATTTGGTGTGGCTGCTGTCGGTGAATTGATCATTGATTGGTCAATTGCCATTCAGTCTATCTATTATTTGATCTTCGGCATTATCTGGATATGGCCAGTTAAGTGGCTTCTTAAATGGATGGCAGCGGCGTATAAGGATAAATAG
- a CDS encoding cryptochrome/photolyase family protein codes for MKHLRVILGDQLSDQISCLEGWDKSRDVILMCEVWDEATYVKHHKKKIAFLFSAMRHFAAELTGQGYKVRYIKLDDADNTGSLKGEVSRALSDAGLDCVVTTFPGEYRVLEDMKSWGNDLSVPVEIRSDTRFLRSPEDFEIWASGRKQLRMEYFYREMRQRYSVLMDDGAPAGGQWNYDAENRKPPKEGLNIPKPYYGEPDEITAEVIEMVSKRFADHFGDLEPFYFAVTREGALEVLRLFIEERLKNFGDYQDAMVEGEPWMYHSHISFYLNCGLLNPLECIKAAENADAERKAPLNAVEGFIRQIIGWREYIRGIYWLKMPEYAGENFFNADRKLPEFYWTAQTKMNCLRQCVTETKENAYAHHIQRLMVLGNFALLTGIDPREVNEWFLVVYADAYEWVELPNVSGMILFADGGYLASKPYAAGGGYINKMSDYCRNCSYKVSKKNGTDACPFNYLYWDFLGRNREKLAGNHRMGMMYRTYACMGEEKHRAIQADADRFFADLDDGEIV; via the coding sequence ATGAAACATCTCAGAGTAATCCTTGGCGATCAATTATCTGATCAAATCTCATGCCTTGAAGGCTGGGATAAATCCCGTGATGTAATTCTGATGTGCGAAGTATGGGATGAAGCCACTTATGTGAAGCATCATAAAAAGAAGATTGCGTTTCTTTTTTCAGCTATGCGCCACTTTGCGGCTGAACTGACGGGACAAGGTTACAAGGTTCGTTATATCAAGCTTGATGATGCGGATAATACAGGATCGCTGAAAGGGGAGGTTTCCCGTGCACTCAGTGATGCTGGTCTTGACTGTGTGGTAACAACATTCCCCGGTGAATACCGTGTTCTTGAGGATATGAAAAGCTGGGGAAATGATCTTTCGGTTCCTGTTGAAATACGCAGTGATACTCGCTTTCTGCGGTCACCAGAAGACTTTGAAATCTGGGCTAGTGGTCGTAAGCAGTTGCGGATGGAATATTTTTACCGGGAAATGCGGCAGCGGTATTCCGTGCTTATGGATGATGGTGCGCCAGCCGGGGGGCAGTGGAATTATGATGCTGAAAACCGAAAGCCACCAAAAGAAGGCCTGAATATCCCAAAGCCATATTATGGTGAGCCTGATGAAATAACCGCGGAGGTTATTGAGATGGTCAGTAAGCGGTTTGCTGACCATTTTGGTGACCTTGAGCCTTTCTATTTCGCTGTTACCCGTGAAGGGGCGCTAGAGGTTCTCCGGCTATTCATAGAAGAGCGGCTTAAGAATTTTGGGGATTATCAAGATGCCATGGTTGAGGGAGAACCGTGGATGTATCATTCCCACATAAGCTTCTATTTAAATTGTGGTTTGTTAAACCCACTTGAGTGCATCAAAGCGGCTGAAAATGCTGATGCCGAGAGGAAAGCCCCGCTTAATGCGGTGGAAGGGTTTATTCGCCAGATTATAGGCTGGCGGGAGTATATCAGAGGTATCTACTGGCTTAAGATGCCGGAGTATGCCGGCGAGAATTTCTTCAATGCGGACCGTAAGTTGCCAGAGTTTTACTGGACAGCTCAAACTAAAATGAACTGCTTAAGGCAGTGTGTTACAGAAACCAAAGAAAACGCCTACGCGCATCATATTCAGCGGTTGATGGTGCTTGGTAATTTCGCACTTCTTACAGGGATTGATCCACGAGAGGTGAATGAGTGGTTTTTGGTTGTTTATGCTGATGCATATGAATGGGTGGAACTGCCCAATGTTTCCGGCATGATTTTGTTTGCTGATGGTGGTTATCTTGCCAGCAAACCATATGCGGCGGGCGGTGGTTACATTAACAAAATGTCTGATTATTGCCGTAACTGCTCCTATAAAGTGAGCAAGAAGAATGGAACAGATGCTTGCCCTTTCAATTACCTCTATTGGGATTTTTTAGGCCGAAATCGTGAGAAGCTGGCGGGTAACCACCGAATGGGTATGATGTACCGAACCTATGCCTGTATGGGGGAAGAAAAACACCGTGCAATTCAAGCTGATGCAGATCGGTTTTTCGCTGATCTGGATGATGGCGAAATCGTATAG
- a CDS encoding NUDIX hydrolase has translation MTEASKNPERPIIAVGAVVINDGKVLMIRRAKPPREGEWSMPGGRQDIGETVEDAVIREVKEETGLDVTIAGFLDVIDFIDRAPNGDMRFHYTLLDYAVDVVGGTLQAASDAKEAHFLPISEALELPLWTETKRIITKAAKLKGLM, from the coding sequence ATGACTGAGGCAAGTAAAAATCCTGAAAGACCCATAATTGCTGTCGGCGCCGTTGTTATTAATGATGGTAAAGTGTTGATGATCAGACGCGCGAAACCCCCCCGCGAAGGTGAATGGAGCATGCCCGGCGGCAGGCAGGATATCGGTGAAACAGTTGAAGATGCGGTTATCAGAGAGGTTAAAGAAGAAACGGGCCTTGATGTAACCATCGCTGGTTTTCTGGATGTGATTGATTTTATTGACCGTGCACCAAACGGTGACATGCGCTTTCACTATACACTGCTTGATTATGCAGTTGATGTGGTAGGCGGCACGCTTCAGGCTGCAAGTGACGCAAAGGAAGCCCACTTCCTGCCTATTTCAGAAGCACTTGAACTTCCTCTATGGACAGAAACCAAGCGTATCATTACAAAAGCGGCAAAACTTAAAGGCCTGATGTAG
- a CDS encoding TIGR03643 family protein has product MCNQSAEISEIIELAWCDKTSFDDIKQLTDIPESEVIKIMRRNLKPSSFRLWRKRVSGRTKKHAKLSTVKPYRGEFKG; this is encoded by the coding sequence ATGTGTAATCAATCAGCAGAAATTAGCGAGATTATTGAACTTGCATGGTGCGATAAAACATCCTTTGATGATATCAAACAGCTTACTGACATCCCTGAAAGTGAAGTTATTAAAATAATGCGTCGGAATTTAAAGCCATCTAGTTTTAGGTTATGGCGCAAACGGGTATCGGGTAGAACAAAAAAGCACGCTAAGTTAAGCACTGTGAAGCCATACAGGGGTGAGTTCAAAGGTTAA